The Bacillus zhangzhouensis region TTTCATTAAATCTCATCCATCATAATTAAGATGGAATTAAAAAAGATTGTAGAAAAACATGAGTTTCTCTACAATCTGAGCATGTAGAGATTCTCTACATGCCTTTTCAATTCATCAAACCATTTGTTTCAATAAAGCTCCTTGTCTCTTCATTGCCGAGCTCATAAATCATTGTGTAAATCTCAGTTCTTTTTCTATCCATTTCATCATTTGGACTATCATAATGATATTCAAGAAACGGAACATGCGCCCGAAAAAAGCCTTTCCAATCTGTCATATACTGTTCATCGAAATAGTCTCTCAGCTGCAAGATTTGATCATCATCTGCTTCTATTTGAAATTGCCAAGCCGCCGCATCTCTATGCTTCGATATCGATCCATCTTGTACGGATACATAGTATGTGTGTCTCGCCATCTGTATCATCCTTTTTCCTTTAGTATGACCAGATATGAGGAAATTACGGCTTTTTGCGCAATTTATTTTTCAACATGTCCAACACATCAATAAACAACTGCGGAATGGGAACTCCAAGGGCTCTGGCTGTCGAGACGATTTGGTAAGATTCATAAATAATATAAAAGATGATCGCTAAATCCCTAAACGTCCCATTTGTCTTCAGCATGACATCGAAGAAATGTGCCATAGATATTAAGGAAACTGTCACAACCTTTCGAACAAGCCGCGTCAAAAACCGCTTCATTGTGAGCTGTCCAGTCAAAGATTCTCTTAGGCTTGAACAAATTAATTCAAAAGCCATTAACGTCACTAAAATCATCAGTAAATATCCTGCTCCACCAAACAGAAAGCCCAACGCCGACAAACTCACTGTAACCAACGAAAAGATGCCTAAATCCTTGCTCATTTGGCATCAACATCCTTTCAAGTGGAACTCCTTACCTCAATAGTATATGCCAGATTTTCGCAATAGCTTGGACGACAAAGAATAAAGGCGCTGTCATGTTGTCCTCGGACATACCAAAAAAGCCGCCTCGTTTGAGGCGGCTTCTCTTTTTTAGACTCTGACATCAATAAATGAAGCATCTGAATCCTTTGGCTGAACAGCTTGAGGCTGCTGCTGCACTTGATCCAGCATCACCATAGCTTGTGCTGTATTGGTAGCAAGCTGTGAATTCAACAAACTAATATCGAGTGTCTTTTGAATGCTCGCTACTTGCTGACTCATCATTCCTGCAATAGAAGACATCTTCTTCCCCTCCCTTCTCTTTTCTCTTCGGCTGAAAGCCCTATGATTTCAATGGGCTGTCGGTCCCGATTCCATTAAAAAAAGAATGTCGATCTATTTGTGACCAACATTCTTTTCACTTACTTGTATTATCCTAAATATGCTTTAAGCATCCAGTTGTGTTTTTCAATGGATTGATGAATGGCAAGCAGCATATCACCTGTTGTTTCATCGCCAACCTCTGCAGCCAGCTCCATTCCTTGCTTTAATTCCTCTGCGATATTGGAGAAATCATCATATAGATTTTTCACCATTTGCTCTGCTGATTCATTGCCTTCTGCTTCTTGAATGCTGGAAATTTCTAAGCACTCTTTCATTGTCGCAACAGGCTGTCCATTTAAAGCAAGCATACGCTCAGCCAAATCATCAATATATGTAGCTGTTTCTGTATATAGTTCCTCAAATTTCTCATGGAGTGTAAAGAAATCTTTCCCCTTTACATACCAATGATAGTTATGTAATTTCACGTAAAGCACAGTCCAATCAGCTACTTGTTTATTGACGACGTTTAATAATTTTTCAGACATATTTTTTCCTCCTTAGTAATTGCGTTTAGTATGAGAATACCCTTTTCTTATTATACGGAAACCTGCCGTCAATTTCTTCTATTCTGACTGCATGAAATATATGTTAATATGGAAATAAGGAGGGAAATAGATGTTGTTACTTGGGATTATCAGCTTTATCATTATCTCAATCGTCGTTTTTTTATCATTGTGGACGACATCGAAGGCTTATGAATATAAACATAAAATCGATTCACCACAGGATGCTGAATCAAACCAACGTCCTAACTCAAAATGAAACCGCTTTTAATGATGTGAGGTTTTTTCTTCAGTAGATGAACTCTCTTTTTTCACCTCACCTACGTGGATGTTCATTTTCGGCATATTATGCTGTTGTTTAGCTGTCACATGGACTTGTATGATATAAAGGCCATCTTTTTTGAAGGCTGTGTGCAATTCGTATACACCTTTGTTTTCTTTCTTTGGCTGAATCATCTTGCTGTTATCCTTGTCGCCATCTTTCCACACTTCAAATTGAACATCATCTGCATCGTCAATAGGCGTATCACCATATGTGACAGCTGCTTTTACTATAACGCTTTCATTTTTCTCCACTTGCTCAGGTCCTGTGAGCTTTACTTCTAATAGCTCAGGCACTTCCCCTTTTTCGCTATTTGCTGCAGAGTTTCCGCATGCACTTAATAACGTAAGCATCAGAATCATTCCCAACATTTTCTGCATCCTGCGTTTCCCCCTTCTTTTACTGACATGTCCATTTTAACAAAAATCCCCTATTTTGACATCTCTGAACGAATTCAAATAAAAAACCGGACATCTAAATGTCCGGTTCATCATTCTATTAACCAAATACTTTTAAAAGCTCTTCTTGATCCTGAGAAAGCCAGAAACGCATTAAACGTTTTGCCCCTTCAAGATCATGAAGCTTCGCTTGGCCGCATTGCTCTTCGTTTGCAGCAGGAATTTCTGTTACCTCAACGGCATCCTTAAATGTTGCATCAAGAAGTTCAACGATTTCTTTTGGAGTTGGTGCACCACTGACAACTAAATAGTAGCCTGTCTGGCAGCCCATTGGAGAAATATCGATGATATCAAAATGATCGTATTTCTCTGAGTGTGTTCTAATATTAAACGCAAGCAAATGCTCTAATGTATGAATCGTATCAGGTTTCATCGCCTGCTTGTTGGGCTGGCAAAAACGAATATCAAATTTATTTACTTCCCCATCTGATCCCACTTTATGAACGCCGCAATGACGAACATAGGGCGCTTTTACAGCATTATGATCAAGTTCAAAGCTTTCGACTGAAGGCATAATCACCACTCCTATAATTGCAATTTTCTATATTATAACATATTTTTCCGATCAGTTTAGTTTATAAAACTTTCCTTCCTTGCCCTTTTTTCTTATACTGTGAAAGACAGACAAGGAGGAATCTCTATGAAACAAATTTTTATCGGCATTATACGTTTTTATCAAAAATGTATTTCCCCTCTTACACCACCAAGCTGCCGGTTTTATCCAACATGCTCAAACTATGGACTAGAGGCGATCAAAACGCATGGTGCGCTAAAGGGCGGCTGGCTCACCATAAAACGGATTTTGAAATGTCATCCGCTTCACCCTGGCGGCATCGATCCTGTCCCGCCTAAAAAGGAAAAATAACTTACTTTTCTTCATATCCGTTGACAACTAAGTCAAGCTTCCCTGTTTCAGGATCAATGACAAGCCCATGTACAAGTACATCCGATGGCAGAAGCGGGTGATTTTTTACTACGGACACACTGTCCTTCACGCTCTCTTCAACTGAACTAAAGCTTTTGAGCCACTGTTTAAAATCAATTCCTGAGTATTCCAATACTTCAATACGTTTTTCTGGAATACCGCGCTCAACAGCTTTATTTAAAAGTGTCTGGCTGTCTATTTTGCTCATCCCGCAATCATGATGCCCAATGACATATACCTCGTCAGCATTTAATTCGTAAACAGCAACTAAAATGCTTCGCATAATACTTCCAAATGGATGAGAAACAAGTGCCCCAGCACTTTTGACAATCTTAATATCGCCATTTTTCATATTCATGGCACGCGGAAGCAGTTCAACAAGCCTTGTATCCATACACGATAGAATGACAGCTTTTTTCTGTGGAAACTTTGTTGTTGTAAATTCTTCGTATTTCTTTTCTTCAATAAATTGTCGATTATATTCAATGATTTCATCTAAAAGGTTCATACGTTTGTCCATTCCTTTGTCTTTTTTAAAAACAAATATAGCACAATGTAAGAAATTTCGTCACGTTTTGCAGCTTATTTTTTTAGAAGGAAATATCTGCTGACAAAAATTTTTTATTTTCCCCTTTTCAAATCGTAATTATTACGATACAATAATTCAGGACATTAAATCGTAATCATTTCTATCTATTAGATTGAGAGGAGACATTTTCTACATGAAAAAAATCTTTTATCTGTTAACAGCTGCTTTATTCGCGATCGGCCTTGCCGCTTGCTCAAGCAGTGCGGGGACTAACGCTTCAAAAGGAAAGGCAGACGGGAAACTAAACATTTACACCACGATCTTCCCAATCCAAGATTTCACTGAAAAAATTGGCGGCTCTCACGTTCATGCTCAAAGTGTGTATCCTGCCAATGCAGATGCACACAGCTTTGAACCAAGTTCAAAAACGATGGTTGAAATGGCTGAAGGTGATGCCTTTATCTACAGCGGCACAGGGGCTGAAGCATTCGCAGACAAAACTGCTGCCACATTAAAAGACCAAGGTGTGAAAACAGTCAAAGCAGCCGAAGGCATCAAATTGCTATCGACAAATGAAGAACATGCACATGAAGAAGGCGAAGATCATAACCATGAAGGTGAAGACCATGATCATGACGGGCACGATCACGGAGATAAAGACCCTCATGCATGGTTAGATCCGGTTTATGCGCAGCAAATGGCGAAAAACATTAAAGACACACTCGTCTCATTAGATCCTGATCATAAAAACGAATACACAAAAAACTATGAAAAACTAAAAAAAGATTTGCAATCGTTAGATCAAGAATTCAAAACAACGTTATCTAAAGCTAAACATAAAGAAATTCTTGTTTCTCACGCAGCTTATGGTTATTGGGAAAAGCGCTATGGCATTAAGCAAATCAGTGTTTTAGGATTATCCGCTTCTGAAGAGCCTTCACAAAAGCAGCTCGAAAACATTGTACAAAAAGCGGAAAAGCATCACATTCAATACGTTATTTTTGAAAACAACGTCAGCAGCAAAGTATCAGATACGATCCGCAGTGAAATGGGTGCAAAAAGCTTGACCCTTAAAAATTTAGAATCCATTACTGAAGATGATGCCAAAAATGGTGAAAGCTACGTCAGTTTAATGAAACAAAACCTAAAGACCTTAAACACCGCTTTAAATGATTAATTCTTGGAACCCCAGGTATCAGCCGGGGTTTTTTACTGTAAAAAGCACACCATTATTGGGACTGACCCCATAAGATGAGCCAAATAAAAAACACCTTCAAGTTTGAAAACGGATCGTTGTGATCCGAAATAAAACATGGAGGTGTTTTTCTATGGGGACAAGAATAAGTTATTTCGTGTATACATCTTACGAGTATCAGAAAGCTGTTCATATAAAAGGCATTACCATGAGCATGTCCCATAAAGGGACACCCGCTAATAATGTCTCCATCGAATCGTTTCATTCCACGCTAAAGTCTGAAACGTTCTATCTTAACAGGATTGACCGAACTACAACTTCCATCGTAGAACGCACTGTCAAAGAATACATTTATTATTATAACAGTATTCGTATTCAAACGAAATGAAACAACCAATCACCGATAAACGATCGGCAATTGGCTGTATAAAGGTGTTTTGACCCTGTCTCAAAAACGGGGGTCAGTCCCTTTTTGATTACATTTGATATTTTTTCTTAAACAGCTCGGCTCTTCCGCCTTTTTCTCCGAATTTTTGGCGTCCTGTATAAAAAGGATGCGTATCAGAGCTTGTTTCTACTTTAATGACAGGATACGTTTTCCCATCTTCCCACTCTACTGTCTCATTCGATGTCTTTGTCGATCTACTCAAGAAGCGGTAACCACTGTTTACGTCCATAAATACAACTTCATGTGTGGTTGGATGAATATCTTTTTTCAATGTCAAAACTCCTTCCTCTTACAAAACGTAATTATTACGTTTTACATTCTACCCCCTCTTTTACAACTTGTCAAAAAATAAGCTTTCTCATTCAGGAAGAATAATCTAAAAATGGTGGAGAATAATAAGCATCATGAAAAAGAGAAGCGATAAGAAAGGCGGAGAAAAAATTGACTGATCTCGTTTTAGCTAGAAGCCTGTTCGGGACAACCATGGGCTTTCATATTATTTATGCCTCGCTTGGCGTTGGCATCCCGCTAATGATTTTGTTAGCTGAACTCATCTTTCAAAAAACGAAGGACCCGCATTATGCCATCATGGCCAAGCGGTGGACAAAAGCGCAAGCAGTTCTGTTAGGGGTCGCCATTCCAACAGGTACTATTGCTGGTACGCAGCTTGCCCTTTTATGGCCAGGTTTTATGGAGGTTATCGGAAAAGTCATGTCGCTGCCATTCCAGATTGAAATCTATGCGTTCTTTATAGAAGCATTATTTATGTCTATTTATGTGTACGCAGCAGACCGCCTA contains the following coding sequences:
- a CDS encoding phage holin family protein, whose product is MSKDLGIFSLVTVSLSALGFLFGGAGYLLMILVTLMAFELICSSLRESLTGQLTMKRFLTRLVRKVVTVSLISMAHFFDVMLKTNGTFRDLAIIFYIIYESYQIVSTARALGVPIPQLFIDVLDMLKNKLRKKP
- a CDS encoding type B 50S ribosomal protein L31, with the translated sequence MKKDIHPTTHEVVFMDVNSGYRFLSRSTKTSNETVEWEDGKTYPVIKVETSSDTHPFYTGRQKFGEKGGRAELFKKKYQM
- a CDS encoding carbonic anhydrase, with amino-acid sequence MNLLDEIIEYNRQFIEEKKYEEFTTTKFPQKKAVILSCMDTRLVELLPRAMNMKNGDIKIVKSAGALVSHPFGSIMRSILVAVYELNADEVYVIGHHDCGMSKIDSQTLLNKAVERGIPEKRIEVLEYSGIDFKQWLKSFSSVEESVKDSVSVVKNHPLLPSDVLVHGLVIDPETGKLDLVVNGYEEK
- a CDS encoding S-ribosylhomocysteine lyase encodes the protein MPSVESFELDHNAVKAPYVRHCGVHKVGSDGEVNKFDIRFCQPNKQAMKPDTIHTLEHLLAFNIRTHSEKYDHFDIIDISPMGCQTGYYLVVSGAPTPKEIVELLDATFKDAVEVTEIPAANEEQCGQAKLHDLEGAKRLMRFWLSQDQEELLKVFG
- the yidD gene encoding membrane protein insertion efficiency factor YidD produces the protein MKQIFIGIIRFYQKCISPLTPPSCRFYPTCSNYGLEAIKTHGALKGGWLTIKRILKCHPLHPGGIDPVPPKKEK
- the ytzI gene encoding YtzI protein produces the protein MLLLGIISFIIISIVVFLSLWTTSKAYEYKHKIDSPQDAESNQRPNSK
- a CDS encoding DNA starvation/stationary phase protection protein — its product is MSEKLLNVVNKQVADWTVLYVKLHNYHWYVKGKDFFTLHEKFEELYTETATYIDDLAERMLALNGQPVATMKECLEISSIQEAEGNESAEQMVKNLYDDFSNIAEELKQGMELAAEVGDETTGDMLLAIHQSIEKHNWMLKAYLG
- a CDS encoding FixH family protein, translated to MQKMLGMILMLTLLSACGNSAANSEKGEVPELLEVKLTGPEQVEKNESVIVKAAVTYGDTPIDDADDVQFEVWKDGDKDNSKMIQPKKENKGVYELHTAFKKDGLYIIQVHVTAKQQHNMPKMNIHVGEVKKESSSTEEKTSHH
- a CDS encoding hydrolase produces the protein MARHTYYVSVQDGSISKHRDAAAWQFQIEADDDQILQLRDYFDEQYMTDWKGFFRAHVPFLEYHYDSPNDEMDRKRTEIYTMIYELGNEETRSFIETNGLMN
- a CDS encoding zinc ABC transporter substrate-binding protein, whose protein sequence is MKKIFYLLTAALFAIGLAACSSSAGTNASKGKADGKLNIYTTIFPIQDFTEKIGGSHVHAQSVYPANADAHSFEPSSKTMVEMAEGDAFIYSGTGAEAFADKTAATLKDQGVKTVKAAEGIKLLSTNEEHAHEEGEDHNHEGEDHDHDGHDHGDKDPHAWLDPVYAQQMAKNIKDTLVSLDPDHKNEYTKNYEKLKKDLQSLDQEFKTTLSKAKHKEILVSHAAYGYWEKRYGIKQISVLGLSASEEPSQKQLENIVQKAEKHHIQYVIFENNVSSKVSDTIRSEMGAKSLTLKNLESITEDDAKNGESYVSLMKQNLKTLNTALND